The following DNA comes from Sinorhizobium mexicanum.
GCCCCGGTATCGAGCGCGGCGGTCGGCTCGTCGAGCAACCAGATCGGCCTGTAGGCGACGAGGAGCTTCGCCATCGCCATGCGCCGCTGCTGGCCGGCGGAAAGATAGCCGAAGGGCAGGTGCGTGATGCCGGCAAGCCCGACGGCTTCGACGGCTTCGTTGACGTCGATGCCGGAACCTCCGGGCGAATCACCCATGAAACGCTGCCAGAAGGAAAGATTTTCCCGGACGGTCAGCTCCCGCTTCATCGCGTTGCGATGGCCGAGATAATGGCTGAGCTCGTAGGGATGCGCGATTTCCGCCGGTCCTCCCTCGACTCTGAACCTGCCCGATTCGGCCCGCAGGAGCCCCGCAAGAACGCGAAGCAAGGTCGACTTGCCGGAGCCGTTCGGCCCCGTCACCACAAGGGCCTCGCCGGCGCCGAGAGCAAAGGAAATATCGTTAAAAATCAGGTCCTCGCCGCGCCTCGCACTCAAACCTTCAGCCAGCAGGCGCATGTATTTTCAGCTTCCCTTGACGCTCTCTGCCGCACACCAAAAAAAGTTCCGATTGAACCTTGGTTGGTCTGGCACCATCTGGAGAAATTATCTATAACGCGGCCAACACGCCAGCGGTCGGCGTGAATTTCATCCAAGCGCCGAACATGGAATGACATTCCACGTACGGACAGCGGAAATGGCCGCACCCGCATCCCATTTCGCGCTTCACAGGCGCTCGGGCGTTCGTACGTCAGCTTTTGGCGATCAGACGGAACGGGGTATTATCCAGTGTCCAAATCCCTAGACAGCTTCAATTGTCGCTCCACGCTCACCGTCAATGGCGTGGATTATGTCTATTACAGCCTTCCGAAGGCGGAAGCGAACGGCCTCGCCGGTGTTTCGAAGCTTCCCTATTCGATGAAGGTGCTGCTGGAAAACCTGCTGCGCAATGAGGATGGCCGCTCGGTCACCAAGAAGGACATCGAGAACGTCGCCGCATGGCTCAGCGACAAGGGCACCGCGGAAAACGAAATCGCCTACCGTCCGGCACGCGTTTTGATGCAGGACTTCACCGGCGTCCCGGCCGTCGTCGACCTCGCGGCAATGCGCGACGCCATGGTCTCGCTCGGCGGCGATCCGGAGAAGATCAATCCGCTCGTCCCCGTTGACCTCGTCATCGACCACTCGGTCATCGTCGACGAATTCGGCACGCCTCAGGCCTTTGCCCGCAACGTCGAACTGGAATACCAGCGCAACGGTGAGCGCTACCGCTTCCTGAAATGGGGCCAGCAAGCCTTCAAGAACTTCCGCGTCGTGCCGCCCGGCACCGGCATCTGTCACCAGGTCAACCTGGAGTATCTCGGCCAGACGGTCTGGACCCGCGAAGAAGACGGCGAAGTGACCGCCTATCCCGATACCTGCGTCGGCACCGACAGCCACACCACCATGATCAACGGCCTCGGCGTGCTCGGCTGGGGCGTCGGTGGTATCGAAGCGGAAGCCGCGATGCTCGGCCAGCCGGTCTCCATGCTGCTGCCGGAAGTCATCGGCTTCAAGCTGACCGGCAAGCTCAAGGAAGGCGTGACCGCGACCGACCTGGTGCTGACGGTCGTCCAGATGCTGCGCAAGAAGGGCGTGGTTTCGAAGTTCGTCGAATTCTTCGGCCCGGGCCTCGACAACATGACGCTCGCCGACCGCGCGACGATCGGCAACATGGGTCCGGAATACGGCGCCACCTGCGGCTTCTTCCCGGTCGATGCCGAAACCATCAATTACCTCACCATGTCCGGCCGTGAAGAGAGCCGCATCGCGCTGGTCGAAGCCTATTCGAAGGCGCAAGGCATGTGGCGCGAAGGCGACGGCTCCGAGCTCGTCTTCACCGACACGCTGGAACTCGACCTCGGCGACGTGGTGCCGTCGATGGCGGGCCCCAAGCGCCCGGAAGGCCGCATTGCGCTCGAAAACATCGCCTCCGGCTTCGCGACGGCGCTCGAAAGCGACTACAAGAAGCCCGACCAGCTTGCGAACCGTTATGCGGTCGAAGGCACGGATTTCGACATCGGCCATGGCGACGTTGCGATCGCAGCCATCACCTCCTGCACCAACACCTCGAACCCGTCGGTCCTGATCGCCGCCGGCCTGCTCGCCCGCAACGCGGTCGCCAAGGGCCTGAAGACGAAGCCGTGGGTCAAGACCTCGCTCGCGCCCGGATCGCAGGTCGTCGGTGAATATCTGGCGAAATCCGGCCTGCAGGCCGATCTCGACAAGCTCGGCTTCAACCTGGTCGGCTTCGGCTGCACCACCTGCATCGGCAACTCCGGCCCGCTGCCAGGCCCGATCTCGAAGACGATCAACGACAAGGGACTGATCGCCGCCGGAGTTCTCTCCGGCAACCGCAACTTCGAGGGCCGCATCTCGCCGGACGTCCAGGCGAACTACCTCGCCTCGCCGCCGCTCGTTGTCGCCTACGCGCTTGCCGGCACGGTCCAGAAGGACCTGACCAAGGAGCCGATCGGCGAGGACAAGGACGGCAAGCCGGTCTACTTGAAGGATATCTGGCCGACCTCGCAGGAAATCCAAGACTTCATCTTCAAGTACGTCACCCGCGAACTCTACGCGACGAAATATGCGGACGTGTTCAAGGGCGACGCCAACTGGCAGGCGGTCCAGGTTCCGGCGGGCCAGACCTATGCCTGGGACGAGGCTTCCACCTATGTCCAGAACCCGCCCTACTTCGTCGGCATGGGCAAGAAGGGCGCCGGCATTTCCGACATCAAGGGCGCCCGCGTCCTCGGCCTCTTCGGCGACAAGATCACCACCGACCACATTTCCCCGGCCGGTTCGATCAAGGCCCAGTCGCCGGCAGGCTCCTACCTGCTCGGCCATGGCGTCGGCGTCGCCGACTTCAACCAGTACGGCACCCGCCGCGGCAACCATGAGGTGATGATGCGCGGCACCTTCGCCAATATCCGCATCCGCAACCACATGCTCGGCCCGAACGGCAAGGAAGGTGGCTACACCATCCACTATCCGTCGAAGGAAGAGATGTCGATCTACGACGCCGCCATGCAGTACAAGGAAGAGGGCATTCCGCTCGTCATCTTCGCCGGCGTCGAATACGGCAACGGTTCGTCACGCGACTGGGCGGCCAAGGGCACCAACCTGCTCGGCGTCAAGGCGGTGATCGCCCAGTCCTTCGAGCGTATCCACCGCTCGAACCTCGTCGGCATGGGCGTCATCCCCTTCGTCTTCGAGGAAGGCATGACCTGGGAGTCGCTGGGCCTGAAGGGCGACGAGGTAGTGACCATCGACAACCTCGCCAATGTCCAGCCGCGCGAAAAGCGCCTGGCGCGGATCACCTATGGCGACGGCTCGGTCAAGGAAGTTCCGCTGATCTGCCGCATCGACACGCTTGACGAGGTCACCTACGTCAACAACGGCGGCATCCTGCAGACGGTTCTGCGCGACCTCGCGGCCTGAGCCCGCCGACCGTCTACTGCTCGCAAGCCGGGGCATCGAAAGATGCCCCGGCTTTTCACGTTTCCGTAGCGGCGGGTGGCGAAATGCTCACTCCAACGTGACTTTCCGTTGAAGTACGGCCGTCGTATGTATGAATTCCAGCATTCGAGCCTGCCTACAATAAAGTGACGCCATGACATTCGCCTATAGAACAACCATCCGGCGTCTCGCCCTGACGATATGGTTCCTGACGGCAGGCTGCGGAGCGGTTACGGCGGACGACGGAAAGACAATCAAGGGCGTCGTCGAACTCTTCACCAGCCAGGGCTGCTCCTCCTGTCCGCCGGCGGATGCGGCGCTGAAAAAGCTCGTCGATGAGGGCGATGTCGTCGCGCTCGCCTATCACGTCGACTACTGGAACTACCTCGGCTGGGCCGACACGCTTGCTTCCAAGGAAAATACCGAACGGCAATATGCCTATGCCCGCATGCTCGGCCGCAACGGCGTCTATACGCCCCAGGCGGTCCTCAACGGGCGCGATCATCTCAACGGCGCCAATCTGCAGGCGATCAGGAGCCGGCTCGACGCGATGAGCACCGAGGGCCGGGGACTGGCCGTTCCGGTCCAGGCCGCGATTGGCGACGATGGAATCTCGATCAAGGTCGGCGCCGGCGAAGGCAAGGCGAATGTTGTCGTCGTCTATTTCGAGCGGGCCAAGGTGGTCGATGTCGAGAAAGGCGAAAACAGCGGCAAGCAGATCGCCTATTGGCATGCCGTGCGCGACATACAGACGATAGGCATTTGGGATGGCAAGCCGGCCGAATTCACATTGCCCGCCTCCGTCCTCATTGAAGGAAATGGCAACAGTGGCTGCGCCGTCCTGCTGCAATCGATGAAGGATGCGGAAACGCCGGGGGCCATTGTCGGGGCGGCAGCCGTTCTTGCCGGCCCGCAGGGCAAGCTTTGAACCCGGTGATTTTCTGCATGTTCCTTACTTTGCGCGTCTGACCGGACGCGCGGCGCGGAGAGACGGGGGTGGTTCGGCCCGGCAGCATCGAGGGGCTGGGGCTGAGGGTTCGAAGTTACCGGACCGAACCGGTCATGTCTGCGTTCGTAATATCTCCCGCAGCATGACGACCTGTCCGGACATACGGTGGCAACGACTCTGTCCGGCAGCGGTCGAAGTCTTGCCGTGAATTGGGGCGCCGATTTGACTGAATTGCGGCAACCGAAAGAATTGCCGGGATTGTTCACCGGCTTCCGGCTTGCTTTTCCGTTCGTGTCAGGCACACTGTCGTGGTCCTGTCACATCAGAAGGCCAAAATACTGATGACCGATCAACCGGATTTGCCGGAAGGCGAGACGCGTCGCCAGGGCCAGGCCACGTCGCAAGTGGTCGATTTTCACGAATACAAGAGCGCCAGGAATCCCCCTCCCGTTACATTTCATCGCCGCGAGCTGGATCAGATTTTGCGGGTCTATGGCCGCATGGTCGGCGAAGGCGAATGGCGCGACTATGCGATCGACCACACGAAGGATCGAGCCGTGTTCTCCGTGTTCAAGCGATCGGGGGAAACGCCGCTCTACCGCATCGAGAAAAACCCGAAGCTTGCGGCAAAGCAGGGCGCCTATAGCGTGCTCAACGCCCATGGCACGATATTGAAGCGCGGCCATGAGCTTGCCCTGGTGCTCAAGGTGTTCGACAAGGTGCTGAAGCTCGTCGAGACCTGACGCGATATCTCCTTTGGAATTGCCGCCCATCCGCCCGCCGGCACTCTTCTCGCCGCAGGCGGGGCGAATGGTGGCGCGTGAGCGGAGCAGGTGAGGGTGATCCCACCGCTTCGAGGGGAACTACAGCGCCGCGCATCTTAATCAGAAGCGCAAAGGGCGCTCAGGTCCGGTAGAGCGTATCCGGATAGACGCCCTCGTCCGGATCCGAGGCTGCTCCATCTCCGAGGGCGAGTTGCATGATCGCCGTGTCCAGCCAGCGGCCATGCTTGAAACCGGTCGCCTTCATGAACCCCTGATGCTCGAAGCCGAGAGCGCGATGCAATGCGATCGATGACGGGTGCGCGCCGCCGATCACCGCCACCATCTGGCGGAAGCCAAGCGCGGTGCATCGCTTGACCAGTTCCGCGAGCAAGGCCCTGCCGACACCTTTGCCCCGGGCCTCGGGTGCGAGATAGATGGAATCCTCTACCAGGAACCGGTAGGCCGTCCGCGTGCGGAATGCGGAAGCATAGGCATAGCCGATGATCGCTCGCCCGTGGTCCTCCTGTGCCACGATGTAGGGATAGCCGCTGCCGGTTATCGTCGAAAAGCGGAGCGCCATCTCCGCCTCGGACGGCGGCGTTATCTCGTAGGTCGCCACGCCGTTCAAAACGGACTCGCGGTAGATTTCGGTAATTGCGGGAAGATCGGCAGCGACGGCGTCGCGGAGAGTGACAGACATGGGACTTCATGATGTTGGCTTGTCCCGATCAAATCGCATGGATCGGACCGAGCGATCAAGCCGTCTCCTGTAGCTTCCTTAGATCGAAGCCGAACAAAAAAGGCGGCCGAAGCCGCCTTTTCCGCGAATGCGTCCTGACTACTGGTTCCTGTTGCCCAGGAACTGCAGCAGGAACATGAACAGGTTGATGAAGTCGAGATAGAGCGTCAGCGCGCCCATGATGGCCTTGCGGCCAACAACCGCGGCGTCATCGGCCTCGTAGTACATTTCCTTGATCTTCTGTGTGTCGTAGGCGGTCAGGCCGGCGAACACGAGCACGCCGATCACCGAGATCGCGAAGGCGAACGCGGAAGACGCCAGGAAGATGTTGACGATCGACGCGATGATCAGGCCGAAGAGGCCCATGATCAGGAACGTGCCGAAGCCCGACAGGTCCTTCTTCGTCGTGTAGCCGTAGAGCGACAGCGCGCCGAAGGCGGCGGCCGTGACGAAGAACGTCTGCACGATGCTCTGGCCGGTGAAGACCAGGAAGATCGAGGACAGCGAGAGCCCCATCAAGGCGGCGTAGATCCAGAACGTCGTCTGCGCTGCGGAGACGCTCATCGAATTGATGCGGAAGCTCATGAAGAAGACCAGCGCCAGCGGCGCCAGCATCACGACCCACTTCAAGGGCGAAGCGTAGATGAGCTGGGCGAATGCCGGATTGGAGACGGCAAGCGCATAGGTTCCGTAAGCTGCTACACCTGTGATCGCCAGCCCGAGAGCCATCAGGTTGTAGACCTTCAGCATGTAAGCGCGAAGGCCTTCGTCGATCACGGCACCCGCCTGAGCGCCGGCGGGCGACATTCGGGTTTGGTAGTTTCTCAGATCAGCCATTGTTTCCTCATTTAAGCCCCGGTGGAAATGACGGTGTCGGGCGGTAAGTGTTTGTCCTTCAAGCGCCCAGGCGCCGCTGCGGGGCTCCAGCATGCCTGTGGACAAATATGATGTTGAATGCGGTCACGCACAAGAGCCGGAAGGGCCCGAATCGCGCAAAGCCGGGCCTCGAGCCATCAAACAAGGGTGATTTACGGTTAATCGCCGCGCTCACAACTCGCGCAGCACCGGAGCGGCCTTCTGGCCGAGAATGCGCCAGGTTCCGGCAAGACCGATGCCGACGGTCATGACGAGTGCTACTACGATCGTGGCGATCGCGACATCCGGGAGGAAATCGGACGGCAGCGTCATCACGCGGCTGACGACGAACCAGGCAGAAACACCTCCGGCAAACAGCGCGAAGACGGCAGTTGCGAAGCCGAGAATGATGTATTCGTAGCTAAAGGCGCGGATCAGCGTGCCGCGCGTGGCACCCAGCGTCTTCAGGACAACTGCATCGTGGATGCGCGCACGGTTGCCGGCGGCGAGCGCCCCCGCAAGAACGAGAACCGACGCGACAAGGGCGACCGCGGCGGCGGCGCGAATGGCCGTCGCAAGCTGCGCGAGAAGCGCATTGACAATATCGAGCGCATCCTTGACGCGCACGCTGGTGATCGTCGGATAGGTATTGGTCACCGACTTCAACACCGCCGCCTCCTCCTTGGCCGTCGCATCGGGATCGATGACCGTTGCGAGCCAGGCGTGCGGCGCGCCGGCAAACGTGTTCGGCGAGAAGACCATGACGAAATTGATCGACAGCGATTCCCATTCGACGTTGCGGAAATTGACGATCTTCGCGGTGATGTTGCGGCCGAGCACGTTGACGGTCACCGTGTCGCCGAGTTTCAGGCCGAGCTCGCGGGCTTCCTCCGCCGAGAACGAAACCAGCGGTTCACCCCGATAAGCCTCAGGCCACCACGTGCCCTCGGTGAGCGTCGCGTTCTCCGGCGGATTTTTGGCATAGGTGATGCCACGGTCGCCGCGCAGCACCCATTGCCCGCCCGGCGGCACGTTGCGGCTGTTCACGTCCTCGCCGTTGAACGCCACGATGCGCCCGCGCAGCATCGGCACTTCAACGACCTTGCCCTGTGGCATCGCCTGCGAAAGCAGTGACCGGAACCCTTCGATCTCGCTCCCCTGGATATCGACGAAGAAGAAGTTGGGCGCCCGCTCGGCCATGTGGCCGGTGAGTTCGCGCCGAAGGTTGCCGTCGATGAGCGCCAGCGTCACGAGCAAGGCGAGACCGAGACCGAGTGAAAGCACCACCGACGGCGTCAGGGCGCCGGGGCGATGGATGTTGCCGATCGCCAATCTCAGCGCCGGCGAGTTGACCCGCGGGCTGCGCCGCGCAAGCCAGGAAATAAGCCACGACACGCCGCGCAGCAGGATGAAGGCAAAGGCGATTGCGCCGAGGAAGATCAACGAAATGCTGCGATCGTACGCGGTCCAGACGGCAAGTCCGGCGAGCGCCGCAAGGCAGGCGAGCGCGCCTGCGAGATAGGGCCAAGCCGGGAAGCCAGTGGGTTCTAACCCCTGTTGCCGGAAGAGCGCCGTTGCCGGCACCCGGCGCGCGCGGCCGAGCGGCAGGATGGCGAAGGTGAGCGCCGTCAGCAGTCCGAAAAGCGCCGCGAGGCCGAGCGCCGATGGGTAGAGTTGGAAAGACGTCGGAACAGGCAGCACATCGGCGAGAAACTGGGCCGCGACGAAAGGGATCAGCGCGCCGAAAACGAGGCCGATGCCGATGCCGATCAGCGCGATCATCAGGATCTGCGCGAGATAGACCATGGCGACCAGTGACGCCGGGGCTCCGAGGCATTTGAAGGTCGCGATGACGCTGCGTTTGCCATCGAGATAGGCGCGCACGGCGTTGGCGACGCCCACCCCACCGACGATCAGCGCCGTCAGGCCGACGAGCGTCAGGAACTGCGAGAAACGCGTGATGTTGGCGTTGAGCGACGGGGCGGCATTGCCGCTCGTCCGGATCGACCAGCCGGCCGACGGGAATTGCTTCTCCGCCTCGGAGCGAACCGATGCGACGCGCTGAGGATCGGCAAGCTTGACCTTGTAGCCGTGCTCGACGAGGCTGCCGGTCTGCACGAGGCCCGAGGCGGCGAGGGCGTCGGCCGAGACCATCAGCCGCGGCGCAAAACCGAACCCGTCGGAAAGCGCGTCCGGCTCCCGGACGATCGTCGCGTTGATCCGAACCCGCGCATTGCCGAGCAGGATTTCTTCGCCGGGGCTGATGCCCAGACGCTCCAGCAGCAACGGCGCGGCCACGGCGCCGAACGCCTCCCCCCGTTTGGACAAGAGGTCGCCGAGCGGTCTGGCCGGCTCGCTTTCGACGGTGCCGTAGAGCGGGTAGGCATTGTCGACGGCCTTCAATTCGACGAGTGCCTGGTTGGATCCATCGGGGAGCCGCGCCATGGAGCGGAGCCCCGAGGAAACGGAGACCCTGCCGAGACTGTCGAGGAAGGCGCGCTCCTCGGCCGTCGCTACGCGATTGTTGAGTTCGAAGCGGATATCGCCGGCAAGGAGCTCTTGGCCCTGCGACGCGATCGTGGCGCTGATCGACTGCGAGAGGGAATTGACGCCCGCGATCGCCGCCGTGCCGAGCGCGATGCAGGCAAGAAAGATATAGAAGCCCTTGAGCCCACCGCGCATTTCGCGCAGCGCCAGTCGGAGGGCGAGAAGCGGGCGAAAGCGGTCGATGGCGCCCGTCCCGCTCATGCCGACGCCGCCGCCTGGTGAACGGAAGCGGACCTCGAATCGGGCTGTCCGCCGGAGACGATCTCGCCGGAGCGCACCTGAACCTGCCGCGCGCAGCGCCCGGCAAGTGCTGCATCATGCGTGACGAGAACCAGGGTCATGCCGCGTTCGCGCTGCTCCGCAAAAAGAAGATCGGCGATCTGCCGGCCGGTCTCGGCGTCCAGATTGCCGGTGGGCTCGTCGGCAATCAAGAGCTTTGGCGACGGCGCCAGCGCACGGGCGATTGCGACGCGCTGCTGCTCGCCGCCTGAAAGCTGCCCCGGATAATGCGTCAGTCGATCACCCAGGCCGACCGCGACGAGTTCCTGGCGCGCGACGTCGAAGGCGTTGCGGACATTTGCAAGCTCAAGCGGCACCGCGACGTTTTCAAGCGCGGTCATGTTGGGAATGAGGTGAAAGGACTGGAAGACGATACCGACGTTGCGGCCCCGGAAATCCGCAAGCCTATCCTCGCTCAGGCCATGCAGGGGCGTACCGTCGATGACGATCTCGCCGCTGTCCAGCCGCTCCAGGCCGGCGAGCACCATCAGCAGCGTCGATTTCCCCGATCCGGACGGGCCGACGATCCCGACGGATTCGCCGGCGTCGACTGTGAGGCTCACGGCCTTCAGCACATGGACTGCAGCCGCGGCCTCGCCCAGCGTCAAGTCGGCATTTTTCAACTCGATGATGGTTCTTGCCACGCGGAAACAGCCCTATATGAAATCGGATCGGATGACGAAACCGTTGCCCTCGGGGATTTAGGAACGAGCCTATGGCATTAAAAGATTTTCTGCGCTTTTTCTTGAGCCTGGCAATGACAATTGCGTTATCGTCAACGGTGCGCGCCGAGAGTGTGAGCCTCGTCGGCTTCGGCGACAGCCTCATGGCCGGCTTTCAACTCCCGCCCGAGGACGCCTTTCCTGCCCGCCTCCAAAAGGCCTTGAAAGACAAGGGTTTGGATGTCGCGATCACCAATGCCGGCGTTTCCGGCGACACGACTTCCGGCGGCCTTTCCCGCATCGACTGGTCAGTGCCGGATGGAACGAAAGGCGTCATCCTGGAGTTAGGTGCGAACGACGCATTACGTGGTATTCCGCCGGAACAGTCGCGGAAAAATCTCGAGGCGATGATCGCCCGACTGAAGGAGCGCGGCATCGCCGTGCTGCTCGCAGGCATGATGGCGCCGCCCAACATGGGAACCGACTATGCCGCCCGCTTCAACCCCATCTACCCGGAACTGGCGGCGAAATACGACCTCGAGTTCTATCCG
Coding sequences within:
- a CDS encoding arylesterase, whose product is MALKDFLRFFLSLAMTIALSSTVRAESVSLVGFGDSLMAGFQLPPEDAFPARLQKALKDKGLDVAITNAGVSGDTTSGGLSRIDWSVPDGTKGVILELGANDALRGIPPEQSRKNLEAMIARLKERGIAVLLAGMMAPPNMGTDYAARFNPIYPELAAKYDLEFYPFFLDGVVTDGALKLEDGMHPNSRGVGEMVERFLPVAERFIAKLAKGD
- a CDS encoding ABC transporter ATP-binding protein: MARTIIELKNADLTLGEAAAAVHVLKAVSLTVDAGESVGIVGPSGSGKSTLLMVLAGLERLDSGEIVIDGTPLHGLSEDRLADFRGRNVGIVFQSFHLIPNMTALENVAVPLELANVRNAFDVARQELVAVGLGDRLTHYPGQLSGGEQQRVAIARALAPSPKLLIADEPTGNLDAETGRQIADLLFAEQRERGMTLVLVTHDAALAGRCARQVQVRSGEIVSGGQPDSRSASVHQAAASA
- a CDS encoding ABC transporter permease, with product MSGTGAIDRFRPLLALRLALREMRGGLKGFYIFLACIALGTAAIAGVNSLSQSISATIASQGQELLAGDIRFELNNRVATAEERAFLDSLGRVSVSSGLRSMARLPDGSNQALVELKAVDNAYPLYGTVESEPARPLGDLLSKRGEAFGAVAAPLLLERLGISPGEEILLGNARVRINATIVREPDALSDGFGFAPRLMVSADALAASGLVQTGSLVEHGYKVKLADPQRVASVRSEAEKQFPSAGWSIRTSGNAAPSLNANITRFSQFLTLVGLTALIVGGVGVANAVRAYLDGKRSVIATFKCLGAPASLVAMVYLAQILMIALIGIGIGLVFGALIPFVAAQFLADVLPVPTSFQLYPSALGLAALFGLLTALTFAILPLGRARRVPATALFRQQGLEPTGFPAWPYLAGALACLAALAGLAVWTAYDRSISLIFLGAIAFAFILLRGVSWLISWLARRSPRVNSPALRLAIGNIHRPGALTPSVVLSLGLGLALLVTLALIDGNLRRELTGHMAERAPNFFFVDIQGSEIEGFRSLLSQAMPQGKVVEVPMLRGRIVAFNGEDVNSRNVPPGGQWVLRGDRGITYAKNPPENATLTEGTWWPEAYRGEPLVSFSAEEARELGLKLGDTVTVNVLGRNITAKIVNFRNVEWESLSINFVMVFSPNTFAGAPHAWLATVIDPDATAKEEAAVLKSVTNTYPTITSVRVKDALDIVNALLAQLATAIRAAAAVALVASVLVLAGALAAGNRARIHDAVVLKTLGATRGTLIRAFSYEYIILGFATAVFALFAGGVSAWFVVSRVMTLPSDFLPDVAIATIVVALVMTVGIGLAGTWRILGQKAAPVLREL
- a CDS encoding Bax inhibitor-1/YccA family protein, producing the protein MADLRNYQTRMSPAGAQAGAVIDEGLRAYMLKVYNLMALGLAITGVAAYGTYALAVSNPAFAQLIYASPLKWVVMLAPLALVFFMSFRINSMSVSAAQTTFWIYAALMGLSLSSIFLVFTGQSIVQTFFVTAAAFGALSLYGYTTKKDLSGFGTFLIMGLFGLIIASIVNIFLASSAFAFAISVIGVLVFAGLTAYDTQKIKEMYYEADDAAVVGRKAIMGALTLYLDFINLFMFLLQFLGNRNQ
- the acnA gene encoding aconitate hydratase AcnA; protein product: MSKSLDSFNCRSTLTVNGVDYVYYSLPKAEANGLAGVSKLPYSMKVLLENLLRNEDGRSVTKKDIENVAAWLSDKGTAENEIAYRPARVLMQDFTGVPAVVDLAAMRDAMVSLGGDPEKINPLVPVDLVIDHSVIVDEFGTPQAFARNVELEYQRNGERYRFLKWGQQAFKNFRVVPPGTGICHQVNLEYLGQTVWTREEDGEVTAYPDTCVGTDSHTTMINGLGVLGWGVGGIEAEAAMLGQPVSMLLPEVIGFKLTGKLKEGVTATDLVLTVVQMLRKKGVVSKFVEFFGPGLDNMTLADRATIGNMGPEYGATCGFFPVDAETINYLTMSGREESRIALVEAYSKAQGMWREGDGSELVFTDTLELDLGDVVPSMAGPKRPEGRIALENIASGFATALESDYKKPDQLANRYAVEGTDFDIGHGDVAIAAITSCTNTSNPSVLIAAGLLARNAVAKGLKTKPWVKTSLAPGSQVVGEYLAKSGLQADLDKLGFNLVGFGCTTCIGNSGPLPGPISKTINDKGLIAAGVLSGNRNFEGRISPDVQANYLASPPLVVAYALAGTVQKDLTKEPIGEDKDGKPVYLKDIWPTSQEIQDFIFKYVTRELYATKYADVFKGDANWQAVQVPAGQTYAWDEASTYVQNPPYFVGMGKKGAGISDIKGARVLGLFGDKITTDHISPAGSIKAQSPAGSYLLGHGVGVADFNQYGTRRGNHEVMMRGTFANIRIRNHMLGPNGKEGGYTIHYPSKEEMSIYDAAMQYKEEGIPLVIFAGVEYGNGSSRDWAAKGTNLLGVKAVIAQSFERIHRSNLVGMGVIPFVFEEGMTWESLGLKGDEVVTIDNLANVQPREKRLARITYGDGSVKEVPLICRIDTLDEVTYVNNGGILQTVLRDLAA
- a CDS encoding DUF1223 domain-containing protein, with product MTFAYRTTIRRLALTIWFLTAGCGAVTADDGKTIKGVVELFTSQGCSSCPPADAALKKLVDEGDVVALAYHVDYWNYLGWADTLASKENTERQYAYARMLGRNGVYTPQAVLNGRDHLNGANLQAIRSRLDAMSTEGRGLAVPVQAAIGDDGISIKVGAGEGKANVVVVYFERAKVVDVEKGENSGKQIAYWHAVRDIQTIGIWDGKPAEFTLPASVLIEGNGNSGCAVLLQSMKDAETPGAIVGAAAVLAGPQGKL
- a CDS encoding GNAT family N-acetyltransferase encodes the protein MSVTLRDAVAADLPAITEIYRESVLNGVATYEITPPSEAEMALRFSTITGSGYPYIVAQEDHGRAIIGYAYASAFRTRTAYRFLVEDSIYLAPEARGKGVGRALLAELVKRCTALGFRQMVAVIGGAHPSSIALHRALGFEHQGFMKATGFKHGRWLDTAIMQLALGDGAASDPDEGVYPDTLYRT
- a CDS encoding DUF2794 domain-containing protein; protein product: MTDQPDLPEGETRRQGQATSQVVDFHEYKSARNPPPVTFHRRELDQILRVYGRMVGEGEWRDYAIDHTKDRAVFSVFKRSGETPLYRIEKNPKLAAKQGAYSVLNAHGTILKRGHELALVLKVFDKVLKLVET
- the ccmA gene encoding heme ABC exporter ATP-binding protein CcmA, producing MRLLAEGLSARRGEDLIFNDISFALGAGEALVVTGPNGSGKSTLLRVLAGLLRAESGRFRVEGGPAEIAHPYELSHYLGHRNAMKRELTVRENLSFWQRFMGDSPGGSGIDVNEAVEAVGLAGITHLPFGYLSAGQQRRMAMAKLLVAYRPIWLLDEPTAALDTGADRLFAGLVTAHLERGGIVIAATHQPLGLGSTQNLQMKGFTH